From the genome of Chaetodon trifascialis isolate fChaTrf1 chromosome 4, fChaTrf1.hap1, whole genome shotgun sequence:
gtgtgtgtgtgtgtgtgtgtgtgtgtgtgtgtgtgtgtgtgtgtgtggacgtgtatTGTTGCATGGACATATATCTGTTTACATGGTCACATTTAAGGGACTGGCCTTCCAGTCCCCATAATggaaatcattaaattttaggatgaagacttgggttaagttTAGGATAAGTGCTAGGTTTGGCAAATAGTGGTCACGGTTAGGGTAagactccaggaaatgaatgacagCCTATGTAATGTCTCCAAAAAAgatggaaacacgactgtgtgtgtgttctcagagTGTTTACTCTGACAAAAATCAAGTTAAGCAACATGAACATGAAGCTAAACAAAGATAATGAAGTGAGACAAGGATAAACAAGCACAGATACAGCAGTTATATATGATAAATACGTGTaaagaaattgaaattgacaacaggtgaacaaacacactgtataaATAGATATTTAATTCATACAGTACACTCTATATACAAGATTGTGGCCCAATATCTTTTTTATCCATCGACATATGgattgggctgcacggtggcacagcaggtagtgcgtgtgcctcacagcaagaaggtcgccggttcgatccccaggcggggcctttctgtgtgaagtttgcatgttcttcctgtgcatgcgtgggttctctcccgcttcctcccacagaccaaaaacatgctcattaggttaactggtgactctaaaactCCCCCTGTGAGTGTCAATGGCTGTCGcccactgacagctgggataggctccagcccccccgcgaccccgaaagggataggcggtatagaaaatggatggatggatggacatatGGATTGATTACAATGACAATCCATAAATCTATAATCCATCATTTCAGGGTCTGTCTCGGCTTTAtccattttgaacattttgaatGATCTAACAGAAGTAATATATAATACGTGAGCATTGCAATGTTATTTTACAGAAACTGCACTGAGACCTCACAAAGTGGGTTTAAGTGCTCATGAGTGTGATGGTGTGGATCTGTTCTTGTCTGTGGTTGTCTTGTTGCTCTCTAGCGCCCACCAGAGGCCAGAAGCTAAAATAGGTTGCCCACAGTGTATGTGCATGAGCATGTGCCATGCATTTATATGTTTTGAATATTGCCATTTATTTGAGCATAAGTGAACAACATATTTAGAAGCTTAACTCTTTTCATGACGAACGGGGGTGAGGTTAAAACAGGCAGGGATAACGAGCTAAGATGGGGAATTCTAACCTTGGAGAAATCTGAGATGTGGATTGTATAACTCAACAGCAGATTATCTTCTGCATATTTGTTCTATCCCCAAACTGTACATCCCTCGTTAATCAAGACATTTGTCCTCACACAGGCCCAGTACATCCTAATTCACCAGGCACTGCTGGAGCACAATCAGTTTGGAGAAACTGAGATCACCCTGCCTGAGCTCCACAGCACGCTGAGCACGCTCAAACAGCAGAGCTCCAGCAGTGAACCCACATTAATGGAGGATGAGTTTGATGTATGCCattttactatttatttatctgCAAAGCATTGCATTTATATAATTGTGATCTGTTTGATCCAACCGTACGTAAAGGTATGTCAGTGAGTTTATGAAACTTGAGCTGATGATTTGCACCTCTAGCTGCAAAGCAATATGTGTGTCAATTCAGTGTATGAGGTAGAGACGTTTCTGATCACTTTAAAATGGATCATTGtcccttttttcctttcctgtctcttATTGATATCACTAGAAATGATATAATAATTAATACCTCTTTGTCTTGCAATTCAGAGACTCCCCACCTATAGAAACTGGAGGACATTCAACACTGGGATCACAGACgacaacaagaagaagaaccGCTCTTCATCTGTCATCCCATGTGAGTATCAGCTTAACACAGGGACAAGTTCCATGTGACCCTACAGAGTAACAGTGTTGGTATATCTGTGCCTGTGCAGTGTGTTTATAGTGTAAGTTGTAGTGTACATGAATTCATATACACAGTAAATATGTCCAATTTCACTTGTGTCTAAATATTTCAATCCTGCCACCCTCAGATGACTACAACCGAGTGCTGCTGAAGCTTGATGAAGGACACAGTCGAGATAGTGACcctgatgaggatgaggaggaagagtcatcagatgaggaggatgaggagtcCACTAAGTACATCAATGCCTCCCACATAGATGTACGTTACTTCACTGACACTTTCATTGTATTCACTGAGCATAAAACTGACATAAACCTGGATGcgaggacagaaacagcagtggTTTGTTTAACTAAAGCGCGACACACTTCGCTCCTGTTactgttgaagcaggtgttctCTCATTAAGTCTGAATGGATTCCCATCTTTCATGCAGCCCGttggatttttaaaaacaagCGTAATTAAATCCATCACATCTTATTTGTTTGGACTGTGTACAACAATAGAGGGATGTGTTTTCTTGCCCACGCAGGGTTACTGGGGCCCACGCACCTTCATCACAGCACAGACTCCGCTGCCAGACACCATGGCTGACTTCTGGTCAATGGTTTACCAGAAGAAAGCATCTGCTATTGTCATGCTCTCAGACTGCAGCGAGGGAGATAAGGTACCGTAATTATCATGCACGTATAtgatgttgtgtgtaaaatgcacTAGACATGCTCTTGGTATATTGTAAATCTTCTGTGTGGTTCACAGGAGTCTGACTCTGTCTACTGGGATAAAGACAAGAAAACATTTGGGGACTTTGAGGTGGAGTTGGTGAGCACAGACACCTCCCCAACCTTCATCAGCCGCAACATGCTGCTCCGTCATGTCAAGGTAACGCAACCAcacctgactctgcagtcaGAAGTTATAGCAAAGTCTGATCTGTTCCCATATTTATCCATATGAGCCTGCGAGCTGACTGGCCATTTCAGCGTCACAAGCCCTTTTCCACTGCTTCTGTCGACAGAGGAAAGAGAGTCGGACGGTGAAGCACTACCAGTTCCTGAAGTGGGCAGGCAGAGAGTTGCCGGAGAAACCTCAAGATCTGACAGACATGATCAAGGACTTCAAGCGCAGTAGCAAACCACAGAGGGGCACGCCCATCGTGGTCCACTGCAAGTAAGACGAGCTCACAGAACGCGGCCTGTGGAATCTTAAAGGGTCATTTTACAGAGCATGACAGAGGTCACAGATCATTTGACACCACTCCAAGCTCTACAGTGGCATGCCTTTGTGAAGTCAAAGCATTAATAGAGATGTGCTGTCACATTTTAATTGTCGCCAACCatttaacaatcattttctttaaaaattaaGGCCAAATATTGTACTAAAAttctgtttaatattcagtgtCACCTCATTacaaggaagaaaaggaagacatgtatgttgtttgttgtgcatgtttctttctccttttgtcctTGTCCGATTTGAGACTGAATCGTCCATAGGTATAAACATGATTGTATAATTAGGCCCATATTTCTCAAACATCTAAGCCTTACACATAAGAATGCTCTAAAGAACCAGTTTAGGAGTCAGAAATGTCTATGACTGCTGCCACTGAACATCTTTACATTTTTACGTATACGTGCGCTCCGTCTCCTCAGTGATGGCTCCACCCGTTCGGGGATTTTCTGTGCTCTGGTGAACTTGCTGGACAGCGGTGAGACAGAGAAGCTGGTGGATGTTTTCCAGGTGGTCAAAACCCTACGCAAGGAGAGACAGGGCATGTTCTCCAGCCTGGTGAGAAAGACAAGCCAATATCTGTCAGCAGCTCACAGCTTCTCAGCTTCACAGCTTTAACTTCCTGCAGTGCTCAGAGTGCGCAGTGTTGTCGCACATGTTCGGTCAGTGACTGTCAATAATGGACAGATGTTTCTTTTATGCTCCTGTTAGTATGTGCGCATAGGTCTGCTGTGGCAGTTTTTACCAAGAGATCAAGGTTAAACATATTCCTTAATGTGTGTTAATGTAGTTCACACTCAgtttttgtgcttaatttaatgtatgtttgacataaaacacacatatatttttaaaaatgtacttcTAAAAAGATTAAgttctacttaaatgtatttaaaataatACGCTTATTACGTGAAGCAATACTTGAAGTGATATTTCAAATTACTTTGATATACTAACAAAAAAGTTGACCTTATTGTAAATGCATTATAAATTGTACTTTTAAAGTGTGCCAAATTGCAAATActtttactgttactgttaaaTTGGACCTACGAAAAGTAGACTTATTTTCAAGTTCTTTGTAATACACTATTAGtatgcttaattaaagtgtactttaatttcatttcattttaagtatatttaagtacattttcaacACATTGGTAGTAAAACACAACACTTCAAATACACGCAAACATTACTCTAGTGGTGCAAAAAGTTGAAATTGAAGTATCATATTTTTCACTGGGTTTTGAAGAATTAAAGGATCAGACTGATGATATTCATCATGAATTCACATTCTATTTCTGATATTGTCAACGAATCCCATGAAAagtccaaaaccaacaatgcatGCTTAGTGagcatttacagcagcaggacgtgTTCATCTTAATGAACAAACATGTCCTCCAGAGAAACAGTGTGGCTcgttaatgtgtttttaattattttcaaacaacaacagaagtCTGTGGCACAAAGAACTATAGTTTATCAGCCTTCTCCAGCACAGACAATCCTTGCCAGTGGCATAAATTCAGTGTTGTTGGCAGTAATAGAAATAAATCATATCACCAGATTTATCATTTCAAGCTGTTTTCTGGCGCTTTTAATTGTGTCGTAGTTAGAAAACTTTAATGTCATtggaagctgcagcacagcaccaTATCTTTCTGTTTCCACTCAAATCCACCTGTGTCTTACAGGAGCAGTACCAGTTCTTGTATGACGCACTGGAGATGGTCTTCCCTGTCCAGAATGGGGAAGTCAAAGCAGTCCAGGCCTCTGCAGCCGTCCAGATTGTCAATGAAACCAAAGCGGCAGAGCAGCCAGCTGAGGAAAAGGCGGAGGAGCCAGCCAGCACtaccagcacagaccagcagggggcagcagagagcgCTCCAACTGTGgctgatggagagaaagaagacaaaaaagaggAACCTGAAAAGGTTTCCAGCAGCCCCACAGAGACAACACCACTGGAGGACACTAGCAATGGTCCCGGTGTCACTGTGGAGGTCTGAGGGGGGTGGTCGGGCCATGGCTGTGACATTTACTTTTTGAAAAAAGCGCTTCAGCtaaatgctttgttttaataTACTTCCTGAATGTATAAACATTGTAAAGGTTTAACACAGTATGGTTTTGGTTGAGATTTGTTTAAGAATTTGatcaaatgttttaatgtcAATTTCACAAAATATGATTTAAACTAAGTTATAAATATTTCAGTAGCAAAAGTGTAAGGATGCAAATATTTTCTGGGAGCAAAGTTTACTGGATGCTGTCGTCAAACTAGAGGCCTTGGATTTACTAGATTTTTAATATACAGTagataaaatgttgttttatacCCCTTCATATTTGAGTTGTTTGtgcattcattttcttgctGAATAAATGGATGCTATAGTCTttacttatatatatatatatatctactATATATATAGCTGAATAAATTAGTCTATAAGTTCAAATTTTGTTATGTGACACTGTGACGTTTCATTAAAAGAGACTTACAAAGAGAAAGACTTCTGCAGAGTACTTGCTCATTGACACTAACATCGTAGAATATCTTTATTAGGCTAGGTTTACTAAGTCCATAATGTCTTTTAAAGGCCCCAAAAACGCATTTTCTGAACCAGCCATTTAGTATGAGAGATGAGGAAAGCtcccaggtgtgtttgtgtgcaacaGTGTGaataaaagttaaaacaaaaagacacaaaactcAATGAAAAGTGCACAAGTTTAAACATTACAGAATATAATATAAAACACATAGATCAAAACCACAATAATTTactttttgaacatttttaaaatagCAATTTGTGTAATTATTGTCAAAGGCAGTTACAAACAGTTAGAAAATTTAAGACACACAACATAAAACATGGACAGTTTCCTCAAATTCAAGACAATCATATAAGCAAACCATCCATGAGCTCGAGTCTCAGTACAAACTGTCACGTCTCTGATTGGAGCTGCATCTTCAGGTGAGTCAGTAAATTCCTTGCTACAATTTCTATTGAATCTCTAAATATTGATCACAAGGAAAAGTACAATGTATAAAAAGAATTATCTACATATAAAAACCATAAAATACTTTGAATTAGAGACAAAGTTTGTGCTTCACTCACACTTAATACAAATCGAACATCTGATCCTTTAATGTTAGAGGCTCAGTGGAGATTTGTGAACGCTATAAATACCTGAACTACTGCAGCACTGAGAACATGTCAGCCAATGTAAAGATACACACATTATTGTAGTGGTCAAAAAAACTTTCACAGACTATATGAAAGCCTCCTCATGCCAGGTGTCAGGCCTGTGGAGTTAAAGGTTCACAACAAACTGTTAAAGAGTTAAACAGATACAGAGCTACGGTGCATTGATGCAGTCAATGAGGACATTTAACTGGTGGCTTCATGTGCGCATACATCAGACTCAACAACACTTAGAGATGATTGTATTAATATATTAGAGCTTAACTTTACTTCTCCtggtaaacaacaacaacattgcAGAGCAGCGTAGTTTTGGTAACAAATAAATCTCtaatattcattaaaaaataaatcaaattaatgCAATCCTTCAAGCACAGATGGGCTTTTATCCTAAAAATGATAATATATTtgggaatatatatatatatatatatatttgcagGAAAAAGAGCAACCATTAAAACAAGTGGTAATACCGTACGGAAGTTGATAATGCAATGTGTCAGTGACTTTCAGTCACGTATTGTCATAGTGGGGTCATATGCTATAGCAAAAATGAATATTATTAAATATAGTTTGGAGTCTATTTCTATTGCTTCTCATTGATGTATCTTGGTATAAGCCTTCTTACTGAGTTACAACTGATCAAGCACATATTATTTGTGCAAAAGGCCCATTCTGTTCATAGAAGGTTAAGATTCATTGCTGAGCCTCAACTATTGCTGGATTAATGACTACAGACACATTTCCCTGAATTTGAGGAAGCAGCAAAATTACCAGCATCAGCTTCACATGTCACAATTCAGTCATTCTCAAAACAGTAGAGGCAGCCACTTAAATCGCATAACTAGGTGAGTAGCAGGTGAGGCTGATTCTAAGCTTGTGAACTTTTCATGCATTGTGTAAAAATAATATTCTGGTTTACCTCTTGGAGGTTTCAAAGAACAAGGAAATTGTCAAAAAATACtaaatattgatttttaatCAAGAAACGTATTCCCACCTTACCTCTTCAAGAGGTCCGAAATGCATCATTATGTGTAATAGAAAAATATAGCTACGTAACATTCCTCAACATGTACACAGATAGACATTTCACACAGTTGGTTTAGGATTTGATACTAAACTTCAACTAATACATTCGGCTACTTTACCATCTCACTAGTTTCCATAAGGTTCAGACTCTGTTGCTGCTTTATGCAGGACAACAGATAGTCAACCAGGAgcatgttcatttttttatttgaggaATGGCAAAAGTCAGACCAGGCAATCAAGTGTTATCCTTTCTAAAATGTAGCTGTCAGTATGGCAAGCAACATTTTCTGATTTGTCCGGAAACGTCAATACTGACAATACTGTTAATCTCGCCTTCATGGCTGTATGTTACAGTTTCCGTCTCTTGCTCCACCTAAAATGGCATCATCACCACCCTCCACTTCAAGGCACAGCTATATCTTCCCCGCTGTATGTTGATGAGAGGGAGCTGTAAGGTGAAGAATGGACCTCCAGCATCCAGTATTAGAGctctttgtcctctgtccttcagcCCAGCCGCTGACATAacttaaataaaactgaattccCTGCATGGGGTCACACCTTCACTCTTCCAGCCTTTAGCTGGACTATTTCAGATAAACTGGCTCTTCTGTCTCAGCATCGGGTTAAACAGCTAAAACCCAGCTCAGATTATCAGGACCCACAAAGTGCATGGCCAGCTGCGACACGTTGCATCAACCACCTGAAGCTTCAGCTTTAATCTTCAGTCATTTCTTGTCCTTGCTGCCTGGCTGCTTCTCTGTGCCGCCGTTGGACGAGGCCTGCCTAGCAGTTGCAGGTCGGACCTTGGAAGGGTCAGATGCAGCCTTGGTGTTGTCAGATTGGGCTTTGGCAGTCTCTGGACGTGTTTTGGACTCTTTCTTTGGTGGTTGAACGGTGGCCGGCTCCCAGAGAAAGAACTCATGCAGGAGAGTGTTGACAGCCTCAGGACACTCCATCATGATCATGTGACTGCCGTCCTCCAGAACCTTCAGGAAGGCCATGAGAAGGATCTGACAGGTAGTTTAAAGAACAATAAAGGAAGTTAGATTTTGGAATCAACAAAATACTGTCATTTAATACTCTGTGCCAAGGCACTGGTTGGTTGCAGAGTTATGGCCCGCATCTTTTTTAATGATCAGTCAATCACTTCTCAAGTTGTTTtatggtgaacttgttagcaaacatttgCCTATTTCCACATCCAACAGACATAGAGGaatattagcatttattttgaatCTTGTTTCTGACCAACAATTGCTCTTCTTTTAGCCtagttttggtctccaccaacccATGAGGGAAATATCAGACTCTTTAGCaactaaatgctccactgtgctcACCAAATAGTTGCTGAagttgtctgctgtttggtgctgggcaggcaGCGTACATTAGGTTTATCACCGCTTGGTTATTGAACAGCTGGTAAGAGCAGTGAGAGTAATCCAGAATGGGCCATAAAACTAAAAAACTGATTCAACagatgctaaatgctccataAAGCTGAGAGAAACTACAGAGAAAGGTGACTTTAGCCACTTTAAGATCTGCTTTTTCAAATGCTCTTCCTTCCAGAGagcctgatgatgatgatgaatggatCATTTGATTATTGGATGAAAACTAAAACGCACTATGACAGCAGTGTCTTTATTGGGGTCCATTTTTCCAATTTGACTCTGGGGTTTGGTGGCTGAAGAGGCCCACTCACCTCTGCCATACGCTGGTCCTCTTCAACGGGGACAAACCTGTCGTGCATGCCATGAACCAGCAGGATGGGCACTGTGAGCTCAGCGTGGTAGACCTCGTCCCCCTCAGGCCAGTACTGCCCGCTCATCATGGCGCGCAGCACAAAGGACGACACGTTGAAGGCGTTGTTgtccttcagcagctgcttctcctTGGCACCTTGCCGAGCAAAGCCAGCCCTGTGGGGAGCAGAGCAGGGGAGATTTATCTGAATTACAAATGGCTTAAAAAGGAAAGGATTCTGATGACATTAAACTGTGggtgacatgaacacacacagtgtcacatgaAGGCAGAATTTGCATAAATATCATACTtgccattaaaatgaatgtgtggTTGAAACAGTTCTTGTTCATTTGGTGTGCTGCTCAGTAAGTTACAGATCAGATGTTTGGACTGATGGACAGGACACAGTCATGCTGTCAGCCCCTCCCCATCAGATGAGCTTTCACATATTTTACTTCACTGTATTCTGACATGTTTATCATGATCATTGAGTTTGTTGGTTTCTGAGCACCAAATGGGAATATACATTTTCATCACTTCTAAATAAATGTTAATCCATGAACAATTGTGCAAAATGCATAATAATTATTTGGCATGGTAAAATTGTCTGTAGTGTAGCTTTTTGTGTTGTTCACTAATTGTAGACAAATCAACCAAAAACGACATTTTCGTCTGCgttgctgctgtgctgctgtctgtcttactTGAGAAAGCTCCAGGCCAACAGCGGGGAGAGGCAGTGAAGCACACAGGTGGGCAGGTTGAAGATGGAGCAGAGGCTGGGCTCCAGAGCTGTGGGACCACCTCCGTTGATCATCACCATCTTGTGGATCTGCTCTGGATACTCGTGGGCCAGGAAGGTGCAGAAGGAGACACTAGACAAGTGGATCAGAAGGCCGGTTACAGGACAGGCAAGAAGAATCAGGGTaagtgtggtttttttttttttgttttttttcaccttttagTAAGAATATATAGATCTTAGCATACAAGCATTTGGAGAATATAAAGCAGAGACTTATTCATCACAAGAAATCAAAGCACTCTAGCACTATAATATTGAACAGTtgcaacagtaaaataaacaactCTGTTAATTACTGATCACACTACTCAACAGATTGTTACGACTGTATAGAATTCAGAAATTTGTGAAAAATACCCATCACTACCTCCCAAAGCCTAAAGTCACTTCTTACCTCTTTGTTTTGCCCAACTGCCCAAATCCATAGGCAACATTATGTAACTTTAGTTAAATGAATCACTGTGGCTACATGTGGCATTTATGAGACAATggcaaaaatgccaaatcaCAGTGTATCAGTTACACAGCAATATGCAATGTTTGCTAACacgagctaacattagccaccataaggTACTGATCACACCAGATCAAGATTAGCTGTAAaggtaaaaacactgaatgtactGGAACGGGCAAAGTTGCTTTTCagtgcagcttttcatttgtaagagggagattgtgttatttcttcttctaaACCTTACATACTTTCACTTGAAGACAGTATACACACAATCatataaaactgaaaaagcagcaaattcagGAGCACTTGAGATGCCGGTGCCAGTTAAATGAGAACAATTATCAAACTTGCTGGAGCTTGATTAAATGACTGATTATTTCAACATTATCAAACTATATCAACACTGCTGTACTTGATGTAATCACACAATACTGTATAAAATAAGAAACTCTGACATGCTCACACTGCATGTCTGGGCTTCTTGTGCTTCTTAATGATAAGGCCAGCAATTCAAATGTGtgtaatgtttttatatttaccCATAAGAATGTCCTATGAGAATATTCCTCTTGCGTGCATATCTCTTGAAGATGAGTCTCATATCCTCAGCCAGGGCATAGAAAGTGTATGCAGCAGCTATCTGTGGCGCTGAGCTGGCTCCATGACCTGCCAGGTCCATGGCGATCACCTCATAGCCCAGCTTGGAAAAGAAGTCCAGCTGGCTTCCCCAGATGTCCAGTGAGCCTCCCACTCCATGGATGAAGAACAGAGCCACGTCTTGATGGGTCCCTTTACAGGCCGATATCTTCCTCTCACAGTCGATCACCACGCTGCGCTTGGGCTTCCGTCTGCGCTTCCTGGGCTGCTGCGATTGGTCAgtctgtccagcagcaggtgcATCTCCTACTGCTCCTGTTTCAGATGTCCCATCTTTAACAGCTGTGATGGACTCCGACCTGGTCTCAGGGATGCTGACAGGCGTCGATGAGTTACAGTCTGTCAGTTCTACTTCTACAGTGCTGTTTGGCTCTGTATCTCCATTCTGGCAGTTTTTCAGCTCTGCACTCGCCCTGTCACCCAAGTTCTCAATGAACAGCTGTCCATTACGATACACTGTGATCTTTCGCTTGCAGCTGACACTCCCCCCCTGCCCAGTGGGttcctccaccactggcctGTCAGGGATGATATGTCGAACCCGCAGGACGCGTCCTGGTTTCACCTCCACAAACTCGTAGCCATCAGCTGCTTCTGAAGTCTCTACAGGAACCACAGCATTGGCCGACTTTGAGTTCAAGCAGCAGAGAAGACCCTCCATAAAGCTGGTCAGCA
Proteins encoded in this window:
- the abhd8b gene encoding protein ABHD8, whose protein sequence is MLTSFMEGLLCCLNSKSANAVVPVETSEAADGYEFVEVKPGRVLRVRHIIPDRPVVEEPTGQGGSVSCKRKITVYRNGQLFIENLGDRASAELKNCQNGDTEPNSTVEVELTDCNSSTPVSIPETRSESITAVKDGTSETGAVGDAPAAGQTDQSQQPRKRRRKPKRSVVIDCERKISACKGTHQDVALFFIHGVGGSLDIWGSQLDFFSKLGYEVIAMDLAGHGASSAPQIAAAYTFYALAEDMRLIFKRYARKRNILIGHSYGVSFCTFLAHEYPEQIHKMVMINGGGPTALEPSLCSIFNLPTCVLHCLSPLLAWSFLKAGFARQGAKEKQLLKDNNAFNVSSFVLRAMMSGQYWPEGDEVYHAELTVPILLVHGMHDRFVPVEEDQRMAEILLMAFLKVLEDGSHMIMMECPEAVNTLLHEFFLWEPATVQPPKKESKTRPETAKAQSDNTKAASDPSKVRPATARQASSNGGTEKQPGSKDKK